A window of Otariodibacter oris genomic DNA:
AACCGCCGGATCAAAAGCTAATGCAAGAGCAGTAATTACGACGATAGAAACTAACACACCAGAGAACACGCCTCTTGCAGCTAAAACCACGATAATGAAAAAGCCTAAGATTCCCATCAATACTTTAGGATCATGTAAATCACCTAATGCAACTAATGTTTCTGGATTCGCTACCACAAGCCCCATATTTTTAAAGCCAATCAGCGCAATAAATAAGCCGATCCCTGCGCCAATACCGACACGTAAACCAAGTGGAATAGCTGACATAAACCAATAACGGATTTGTAATACAGTAAGGATAAATAAGCCAACTGAACCGAGGAAAATCGCCCCCATCCCTGTCTGCCAAGAGTAACCCAATTTTTGAACTACTACGAAAGCAAAGAAAGCATTCAAACCCATTGCGGGTGCAAGTGCAATCGGTAAATTACTGAATAAGCCCATTGCAATAGTACCAAATGCGGCTATCAAACACGTTGTCACAAAGACCACTTGAGTATCCATTCCTGCTACACCAAGAATAGAAGGGTTAACGAACACTATATACACCATCGTAAAGAAGGTGGTAATTCCAGCGACAATCTCCGTTTTCACCGAACTGCCTTTTTGTTTAATCTGGAAAAGTTTTTCTAACATAACAATATTCTCTAAGGTTAATTAAAAGGAAATCTTATAAAACTTAATAATCTAAAACACGTTCAAGCAAAGCAACTGAAAGGAATGCCATGCTAAAACGTTGTTCATCTGCCACAGACCAAAACTGCAAGCTATTTTCATCTTTATTCAGTAATTGGCTAATTTGTAACACATTACTCTCATTTTCTTCACTGTGTTCGCCATTTTTAACAGGTGTGACGACTTCTGACTCATTAAATTCAAGCCAGTCTGCTTGTTGCCAAGAGTCACTCAATGCAACAGCATCTAATTGGTAAGATGATTGAATCGACACCATTTGGGCACTACCATAAAAGACAGGAACTTGGACAGAATGAAAAGTCACATTAGCGGTCAGATTTGGTAACACTTTTGCAAGTTGTAATTCAAATGCTCGGGAGAAAGGTAATTGAGCCTCATCGCCTTGCACATTCGCAGGTACAGTATCAAATGCGACTCTCGGTTTATCATCATCTAGCGGAATACCATTTAACAATTGAGCGGTTTGTCCTGCTAATTCACGCACTTTTTCATCACCGAAGTAAGCTGATGGCAATAATGAAGTCACAAAGATATTGTCAATTGGCTGAGTTAAAAGTGGTTTGATCGCTAACGCTAATTGGCTAATTTGTGGATTCGCTAATGCGACAATATTACGCTCACGTAAATTCACAATCGCTTCATCATTCACACTCGGCACAACCACTGGCACATCACCAATCAATGCGGAAATGCCATATAAATCTAAAATAATACATCCCGCTTGAACCGCTTTCGCCAAATGCTCTGCTTGAGCCATTTTCCCTGCAAATAACACATGGCTAAACTGACTCCAATCCACCTCATCTAATGCGATTTGTGCTACAGCTTTTGTCCCAAAGCGTAATGAATGTTCTTCCCCAAAACTGTCTAATTCTACGGCACTGACTACCTCAATCTCTAGCTCACTTGTCTCCAAAATTTCTA
This region includes:
- a CDS encoding oxidoreductase encodes the protein MANIHLAIASDFLLAEKILEILETSELEIEVVSAVELDSFGEEHSLRFGTKAVAQIALDEVDWSQFSHVLFAGKMAQAEHLAKAVQAGCIILDLYGISALIGDVPVVVPSVNDEAIVNLRERNIVALANPQISQLALAIKPLLTQPIDNIFVTSLLPSAYFGDEKVRELAGQTAQLLNGIPLDDDKPRVAFDTVPANVQGDEAQLPFSRAFELQLAKVLPNLTANVTFHSVQVPVFYGSAQMVSIQSSYQLDAVALSDSWQQADWLEFNESEVVTPVKNGEHSEENESNVLQISQLLNKDENSLQFWSVADEQRFSMAFLSVALLERVLDY